Proteins from a single region of Urocitellus parryii isolate mUroPar1 chromosome 4, mUroPar1.hap1, whole genome shotgun sequence:
- the Or10g6 gene encoding olfactory receptor 10G6, with translation MQSGNQTSVLYFILVGLHHPPQLGLPLFLAFLVIYLLTVSGNGLIILTVLVDVRLHRPMYWFLCHLSFLDMTISSAIVPKMLAGFLLDNRAISFGGCVIQLFSFHFLGCTECFLYTLMAYDRFLAICKPLHYATIMTRSVCNYLAFGTWLGGTIHSLFQTSFIFRLPFCGPNRVDYFFCDIPAMLRLACADTTINELVTFVDIGFLALTCFLLILTSYGYIVAAILRIRSADGRRNAFSTCAAHLTVVIVYYVPCTFIYLRPGSQEPLDGVVAVFYTVITPLLNPIIYTLRNKEMKAALRRLGGLKEVQPH, from the coding sequence ATGCAAAGTGGAAACCAGACCTCTGTGCTGTACTTCATTTTGGTGGGCCTGCACCACCCACCACAGCTGGGGCTACCGCTCTTCCTCGCTTTCCTTGTCATCTACCTCCTCACCGTGTCTGGCAATGGGCTCATCATCCTCACTGTCTTGGTGGATGTCCGGCTCCACCGCCCCATGTACTGGTTTCTATGTCACCTCTCCTTCTTGGACATGACCATTTCCTCTGCTATTGTCCCCAAGATGCTGGCTGGCTTTCTCTTGGATAATAGGGCAATCTCCTTTGGGGGCTGTGTAATCCaactcttttctttccatttcctggGCTGCACTGAATGCTTCCTTTACACACTCATGGCTTATGACAGGTTCCTGGCCATTTGCAAACCTTTACACTATGCTACCATCATGACCCGGAGTGTCTGCAACTACCTGGCTTTTGGCACTTGGCTGGGAGGGACCATCCATTCACTTTTCCAAACAAGTTTCATATTCAGGCTGCCCTTCTGTGGCCCAAACCGAGTTGACTATTTCTTCTGTGACATCCCTGCCATGCTGCGTCTAGCCTGTGCTGACACCACCATCAATGAGCTGGTCACCTTTGTGGACATTGGCTTCCTGGCCCTCACATGCTTTTTGCTCATTCTCACATCCTATGGCTACATTGTGGCTGCCATCCTGCGAATCCGGTCAGCAGATGGGCGTCGCAATGCCTTCTCCACCTGCGCAGCCCACCTCACTGTGGTCATTGTTTACTATGTGCCCTGCACCTTCATTTACCTGCGGCCTGGCTCACAGGAACCCCTGGATGGGGTGGTAGCTGTCTTTTACACAGTCATCACTCCCCTGCTCAACCCCATCATCTACACCCTCCGCAACAAAGAGATGAAAGCAGCTTTACGGAGGCTGGGAGGCCTCAAGGAAGTGCAGCCTCACTGA
- the LOC113192551 gene encoding olfactory receptor 10G9 — protein sequence MSNGSLVTTFFLTGLPHAPALDTMLFGLFLVIYILTVLGNLLILLVIRVDSHLHTPMYYFLTNLSFIDMWFSTVTVPKMLMTLATPGGGAISFHSCVAQLYSFHFLGSTECFLYTVMSYDRYLAISYPLRYSSMMSGRVCALLALGTWLSGSLHSAVQTTLTFRLPYCGPNQVQHYFCDAPPILKLACADTSAIEMVIFVNIGVVASGCFLLIVLSYVSIVCSILRIRTSEGRHRAFQTCASHCIVVLCFFVPCVFIYLRPGSRDVMDGVVAVFYTVLTPLLNPVVYTLRNKEVKKALLKLKDKVAYSQSQ from the coding sequence ATGTCAAACGGGAGCCTTGTGACAACATTCTTCCTCACAGGCCTTCCCCATGCTCCAGCGCTGGACACCATGCTCTTTGGCCTCTTCCTGGTCATTTACATTCTCACTGTGCTGGGGAACCTCCTCATCCTGCTGGTGATCAGGGTggactcccacctccacacccccatgtactacTTCCTCACCAACCTGTCCTTCATTGACATGTGGTTCTCCACTGTCACAGTGCCCAAAATGCTGATGACCCTGGCCACCCCAGGCGGTGGGGCCATCTCCTTCCATAGCTGTGTGGCCCAGCTCTATTCCTTCCACTTCCTGGGGAGCACCGAGTGTTTCCTCTACACTGTCATGTCCTATGATCGCTACCTGGCCATCAGTTACCCGCTCAGGTACTCCAGCATGATGAGCGGGAGAGTGTGTGCCCTCCTGGCCCTGGGCACCTGGCTCAGTGGCTCCTTGCACTCTGCGGTCCAGACCACCCTGACATTCCGCTTGCCCTACTGTGGGCCCAACCAGGTCCAGCATTACTTCTGTGATGCTCCACCCATCCTCAAGCTGGCCTGTGCAGACACCTCAGCCATTGAAATGGTCATCTTTGTGAACATTGGGGTGGTGGCCTCGGGCTGCTTTCTGCTGATAGTGCTGTCCTATGTGTCCATTGTCTGCTCCATCCTGAGGATCCGCACCTCAGAGGGCAGACACAGAGCCTTTCAGACCTGCGCCTCCCACTGCATCGTGGTCCTTTGTTTCTTTGTGCCCTGTGTTTTCATCTACCTGAGACCTGGCTCCAGGGACGTCATGGATGGGGTTGTGGCTGTCTTCTATACAGTGCTGACACCTCTTCTTAACCCTGTTGTTTATACcctgaggaacaaggaggtgAAGAAAGCTTTGTTGAAGTTGAAGGACAAAGTGGCCTATTCTCAGAGCCAGTAA